The genomic stretch TGATCTCCAATCACCAGACTGGAGAGAAATTCTCCATGGGCGGTCCAGGCTTGTTCCCCCAGTTTTCATTACTGGATCCCACTGTTATCCGTTCACTTCCCGAAAGGCAGCTTGCCAATGGTATCATGGACGCTTTTTCCCATGCTTTGGAGCAATATATGACCTATCCGGTCAAAGCGGGCTTGCAGGACCGTTTTGCAGAAAGCATCATGCAGACTTTGATAGAAGTGGGACCGCAGGTGATGAAGGATCCCACGGACTATGATGCGGCGGGGGACTTTATGTGGTGCTGCACCATGGCCCTGAACGGACTTATCCAAAAAGGAGTACCTACTGACTGGGCCATCCATGCCATGGGGCACGAGCTAACGGCACTTTATGGGATAGACCATGCACGTACCTTGGCTATTGTAGCCGGCAGCCATTACCGCTACAACCTCGACAGGAAGAAGGCCAAACTGGCCCAATATGCTGAGCGTGTGTGGAGGATTATGGATGGTACTGTAGAAGAAAAGGCACTGGCAGCCATTGAGAAAACAGAAATATTTATCCAGTCGCTGGGTATTGATACGCATCTTTCCGCCTATGTTGATAAGTACGAGCATACGGCCAAGGAAATTGCTGATCGGTTTACGGAAAGAGGCTGGACGGGGCTCGGCGAGCACAAAGATCTCAGTCCGGCAGATGTGGAGAAAATAGTTGAAATGGCGTATTGATTTTGAAAGAGGATTGCGTTAATTGAAAGATTGGCCACAGATACGCAGATAAAATTATATGAGTCTCCGTAATCATAGACGTAGCCAAGCATAATTGAATAAATAGTGTTTCCGTCCTTTTATTCAGGTGTAAAATTGCTTTCAATAGGTCTTCATGAATGCTACGCATTTCCATTGATGAAAAGGACCAAAAATCCAGTCCGGTGGTGAGCCCTTTAAATTGGGAAGGACAAGTTTTCCAGTGAGGAAAATACGTTACCCAATTTAATTTAAGAAAACTGCTCCGGCCTGAAAATGAATGGATCTCGCTGTTCCACGACGCGAGCTAATTCATTTTCTTAACGGCCTGCTCATTTTTCTTAAACCGGTCTCACCAAGGGACTTTCTTAACTTTCCAAATCACATTTTGGAATGGTACCACTACGTGTAAAATTACCGATAGTCATTTAAAATTATCCCTGCGTATCTGTGGCTTTTTTTATTCTCCCATGATATTCATCTTGGCCACATAGAAGTTGCGGTCGACGATAAGCTTTGATGTGGTAGGATCGAGCTTTTTGGTTTGCCATTGGGTAGTCGGTTTGAGCCAAATTTCCTTTCCATCGACCCAAACCTTCAGGGACATATTAAAGCTTTCTATGGTATTTTCCCATCTGTAGGCCAGCGATCCTTCCCTGAGCGTGTAGCTGAAAATCGGGATATCCACATTCCGAAGGTACTGGTCAAATACAGGATCGAGGTCCATTCCGGATTTATCACTGATGTAGTTTTCGACCTGTTTGGTCGTGACGGTTTGGTGATAAAATTCACTGTTCAGACCACGGAGGATTTCGCGCCATTTATCATCATCATTGATGAGCTGGCGAATGGTGTGGAGCAGATTGGCACCCTTGTAGTACATGTCTCCAGAACCTTCGTGATTTACCCCGTAAGTACCGATGACAGGGAGGTCGTTATTGATGGCCATACGTGTGCCCAGCACATAATCACTGGCGGCTTCTTTGCCGTAAAAATAATCCAAAAATAGGTTCTCGGAATAGGCCGTAAAGCCTTCATGGATCCACATGTCTGCCACATCTTTATTGGTGATGTTATTGGCAAACCACTCGTGGCCGGATTCATGGATGATGATAAAGTCAAATTTCAGCCCCCAGCCTGTCCCGCTGAGATCCCTTCCAAGGTAGCCGTTACCATAGGCATTGCCATATGTGACGGAGCTCTGGTGCTCCATCCCCAGGTAAGGCACTTCTACGAGCTTATAGCCATCTTCATAAAAAGGATACGGCCCAAACCAATGCTCAAAAGCTTCCATCATCCGCTTGGCATCCTTAAACTGTTCTTTGGCCTTTTCCAAATTTTCGCGGAGCACATAGTAGTCCATATCCAATGTTCCTTTTTCCCCTTGGTATTTTTCGGA from Echinicola soli encodes the following:
- a CDS encoding iron-containing alcohol dehydrogenase codes for the protein MLNFEFKNPTKVIFGQGQMEKIAVEIPSGAKVLMTYGGGSIKKNGIYDAVMTAMKDFEVIEFGGIPANPEYHQLLEALKVIKEENITFMLAVGGGSVIDATKFLSSAALYDGEEPWDILAKKIRTEKGLPFGTVLTIPATGSESNSGAVISNHQTGEKFSMGGPGLFPQFSLLDPTVIRSLPERQLANGIMDAFSHALEQYMTYPVKAGLQDRFAESIMQTLIEVGPQVMKDPTDYDAAGDFMWCCTMALNGLIQKGVPTDWAIHAMGHELTALYGIDHARTLAIVAGSHYRYNLDRKKAKLAQYAERVWRIMDGTVEEKALAAIEKTEIFIQSLGIDTHLSAYVDKYEHTAKEIADRFTERGWTGLGEHKDLSPADVEKIVEMAY
- a CDS encoding M1 family metallopeptidase: MNWMKSLLIAGAMTFSFTAKAQLFPHGEKFTRQDTLRGTITPERAWWDLEHYTLAVKVEPEKQFLSGTNTMTYKVIGKPQRMQIDLQVPMKLTKAVQNGEDLPIQHDGNAHFITIKQDQEQGKSYSITFHFAGKPVVAQRPPWDGGLTWQKDSNGLPFIANANQGIGSSVWWPNKDHPSDEPENGVVLKVEVPENLMDVSNGRLIDTKHNRKANTKTYTWEVKNPINNYGININVGDYVHFSEKYQGEKGTLDMDYYVLRENLEKAKEQFKDAKRMMEAFEHWFGPYPFYEDGYKLVEVPYLGMEHQSSVTYGNAYGNGYLGRDLSGTGWGLKFDFIIIHESGHEWFANNITNKDVADMWIHEGFTAYSENLFLDYFYGKEAASDYVLGTRMAINNDLPVIGTYGVNHEGSGDMYYKGANLLHTIRQLINDDDKWREILRGLNSEFYHQTVTTKQVENYISDKSGMDLDPVFDQYLRNVDIPIFSYTLREGSLAYRWENTIESFNMSLKVWVDGKEIWLKPTTQWQTKKLDPTTSKLIVDRNFYVAKMNIMGE